One region of Polaribacter pectinis genomic DNA includes:
- the gmd gene encoding GDP-mannose 4,6-dehydratase: MKKKALITGITGQDGAYLTELLLKKGYEVHGIKRRASSFNTQRIDHLYQDPHVDNRNLFLHYGDMTDTSNLIRIIQEVQPDEIYNLAAMSHVHVSFETPEYTANVDGLGTLRLLEAIRILNLEKKTKIYQASTSELYGKVQEVPQAEKTPFYPRSPYGVAKIYAYWITVNYREAYNLFACNGILFNHESPIRGETFVTRKITRAVSKIALGLQEKVHLGNLDAKRDWGHAKDYVRMMWMILQAEQPEDWVIATGTTTTVRDFVKMAFAEVGVTLEFKGEGEKEIGYVKSCSNTEYNLEIGKEVVAVDPHYFRPTEVDLLVGDATKAKEKLGWVPEFTLNDLVKDMMENDVSLMKKEVYLKKGGHDILNNYE; the protein is encoded by the coding sequence ATGAAAAAGAAAGCCTTAATTACTGGAATTACAGGTCAAGATGGAGCGTATTTAACAGAATTACTTCTAAAGAAAGGATATGAAGTTCATGGAATAAAAAGGAGAGCTTCTAGTTTTAATACTCAAAGAATAGATCACTTATATCAAGACCCACATGTAGACAACAGAAACTTGTTTTTACATTATGGAGATATGACAGACACTTCTAATTTAATTAGAATAATACAAGAGGTGCAGCCAGATGAAATATACAATTTGGCAGCAATGAGTCATGTACACGTTTCTTTTGAAACTCCAGAATATACTGCAAACGTAGATGGTTTGGGTACTTTAAGATTATTAGAAGCAATAAGAATTTTAAATCTAGAAAAGAAAACTAAAATTTACCAAGCATCAACATCAGAATTGTATGGTAAGGTACAAGAAGTTCCACAAGCAGAAAAAACTCCTTTTTATCCAAGAAGTCCTTATGGTGTAGCAAAAATTTATGCTTATTGGATCACTGTAAACTATAGAGAAGCTTATAATTTGTTTGCTTGTAACGGAATTTTATTTAATCACGAATCTCCAATAAGAGGAGAAACTTTTGTAACAAGAAAAATTACAAGAGCAGTTTCTAAAATTGCTCTAGGTTTACAAGAAAAAGTTCATTTAGGTAATTTAGATGCTAAAAGAGATTGGGGACATGCAAAAGATTATGTAAGAATGATGTGGATGATTCTACAAGCAGAACAACCAGAAGATTGGGTAATTGCAACAGGAACTACTACAACAGTTAGAGATTTTGTAAAAATGGCTTTTGCAGAAGTGGGTGTAACTTTAGAGTTTAAAGGTGAAGGTGAAAAGGAAATTGGTTATGTAAAATCTTGTTCTAATACAGAATATAATTTAGAGATAGGTAAAGAAGTTGTAGCTGTAGATCCACATTATTTTAGACCAACAGAAGTAGATTTATTGGTTGGAGATGCAACAAAAGCCAAAGAAAAACTAGGTTGGGTTCCGGAATTTACATTGAATGACTTGGTAAAGGATATGATGGAGAATGATGTAAGTTTAATGAAAAAAGAAGTTTACCTTAAAAAAGGTGGTCACGATATTTTAAATAATTATGAATAA
- a CDS encoding GDP-L-fucose synthase family protein, which yields MNKNDKIFLAGHRGLVGSAILKNLKERGFLNIITKTHKELDLSNQQATADFFAKEKPDYVFLAAAKVGGIVANNTYRADFIYHNLMIQNNVVHESYINGVKKLLFLGSTCIYPKNAAQPIQENSLLTDVLEYTNEPYAIAKIAGIKLCESYNLQYNTNFISVMPTNLYGPNDNFDLEKSHVLPALIKKIHLAKLLEEGNNEAVVKELKVDNFEEAEIILSKFGISSKAIEIWGTGKPMREFLWSEDMADACVHIMQNVDFTDLIKDKKEVRNTHINIGTGNDIAIKDLANLIKEVVGFKGDFIFNSDKPDGTMRKVTDVSKLKKLGWQHSVKLEKGIQMMYDWYLKQPNG from the coding sequence ATGAATAAAAACGACAAAATATTTCTTGCAGGACATAGAGGTTTAGTTGGTAGTGCTATACTTAAAAACTTAAAGGAAAGAGGTTTTTTAAATATTATTACTAAAACTCATAAAGAATTAGACTTATCAAATCAGCAAGCAACTGCTGATTTTTTTGCAAAAGAAAAACCAGATTATGTTTTTTTAGCAGCTGCAAAAGTTGGTGGAATCGTAGCAAATAATACTTATAGAGCAGATTTTATTTATCATAATTTAATGATCCAGAATAATGTAGTTCATGAGAGTTATATTAATGGAGTAAAAAAATTATTATTTTTAGGAAGTACTTGTATTTATCCTAAAAATGCAGCACAACCCATACAAGAAAATTCATTATTAACAGACGTTTTAGAGTATACTAACGAACCTTATGCAATAGCAAAAATTGCTGGAATAAAATTATGCGAAAGCTATAATTTACAATACAATACAAACTTTATTTCTGTTATGCCTACTAATTTGTATGGCCCAAATGATAATTTCGATTTAGAAAAATCGCATGTTTTACCGGCCTTAATAAAGAAGATTCATTTAGCAAAATTATTAGAAGAAGGAAATAATGAAGCTGTTGTTAAAGAGTTAAAGGTTGATAATTTTGAAGAGGCAGAAATTATTTTATCTAAATTCGGAATTTCATCAAAAGCAATAGAAATCTGGGGAACAGGAAAACCAATGCGAGAATTTTTATGGTCTGAAGACATGGCAGATGCTTGTGTACATATTATGCAAAATGTAGATTTTACAGACTTAATTAAAGATAAAAAAGAAGTTAGAAACACACATATAAATATTGGTACAGGAAACGATATTGCTATTAAAGATTTAGCAAACCTTATAAAAGAAGTAGTTGGTTTTAAAGGAGATTTTATTTTTAATTCAGACAAGCCAGATGGCACAATGCGTAAAGTTACAGATGTTTCTAAATTAAAAAAATTAGGTTGGCAACATTCTGTAAAATTAGAAAAAGGAATTCAAATGATGTACGATTGGTATTTGAAACAACCTAATGGATAG
- a CDS encoding MATE family efflux transporter, producing the protein MDRKKIIFKNVSLGVVFKILNMGFIYLTIPFLLNYLGKSNYGIWVAIFSIVNVLFFVDAGIANGLKTKLTEAISNKNLKLAKEYISTASILIFFISICFFLIGYVFIHLFSLKSLLNVGDLISNDKLKSIFLIILIFIVSNFVLSLYKVFFYAIQKSSVVEFSLFLYRLLVFGLIFYALNNLESSILNVAYIYGLSNFFVSLVFSFVFFSKRKEILPSIKSFKKNRIKELMSLSIGFFVIQICMIVIFTTDNIIISNVLGPEEVTNYDIIFKLFQVIITFSTILLDPFWSLFTDAYQKKDFLWIKKTLKKLNKLFIIVCIATIVLILLTKDIVSIWIGKDFIVKESLPYLMGLFVLIRIYPLMYMYFLNSIGKIKLQMYLYIIGAVINIPISIFFVKYFNLGISGVILGTSVSIISMLILLPIQTHRILKRDLILNN; encoded by the coding sequence ATGGATAGAAAAAAAATTATTTTTAAAAATGTTTCTTTAGGCGTTGTGTTTAAAATATTAAACATGGGGTTTATATACCTTACTATCCCTTTTCTTTTAAATTATCTAGGAAAGTCTAATTATGGTATTTGGGTAGCAATTTTTTCTATAGTAAATGTCTTATTCTTTGTAGACGCTGGTATTGCAAATGGTTTAAAAACGAAACTAACAGAAGCAATTAGTAATAAAAATCTTAAACTAGCAAAAGAATATATTTCAACAGCATCTATTTTAATTTTTTTTATATCAATTTGTTTTTTCTTAATTGGTTATGTATTTATACATCTATTTAGTTTAAAAAGTCTATTAAACGTTGGAGATTTAATTTCCAATGACAAATTAAAATCCATTTTTCTTATCATATTAATCTTTATAGTATCAAACTTTGTTTTAAGTCTCTATAAAGTTTTTTTTTATGCAATTCAAAAATCTTCTGTAGTAGAATTTTCTCTTTTTCTATATAGATTATTAGTATTTGGACTAATATTTTATGCGCTTAATAATTTAGAATCATCAATTTTAAATGTTGCCTATATTTATGGTCTTTCTAATTTTTTTGTAAGTCTAGTATTTAGTTTTGTTTTCTTTTCTAAAAGGAAAGAAATACTACCATCTATTAAGAGTTTTAAAAAAAATAGAATAAAAGAATTAATGAGTTTGAGTATCGGTTTTTTTGTTATTCAAATTTGTATGATTGTTATTTTTACCACAGATAATATTATAATAAGTAATGTTCTTGGGCCAGAAGAAGTTACAAATTATGACATAATTTTTAAATTGTTTCAGGTAATTATAACATTCTCAACAATACTTTTAGACCCTTTTTGGTCTCTTTTTACAGATGCTTATCAAAAGAAAGATTTTCTTTGGATTAAAAAAACCCTAAAAAAACTAAATAAACTTTTTATAATAGTTTGTATTGCTACAATCGTATTAATTCTTCTAACAAAAGATATAGTTTCAATTTGGATTGGCAAAGATTTTATAGTAAAAGAATCTCTACCTTATTTAATGGGGTTATTTGTTTTAATAAGAATTTACCCTTTAATGTATATGTATTTTTTAAATTCGATAGGTAAAATTAAATTGCAAATGTATTTATATATTATTGGTGCAGTTATTAATATACCCATTTCGATATTTTTTGTAAAATATTTTAATTTAGGAATATCTGGTGTTATTCTAGGTACATCTGTAAGTATTATTAGTATGCTTATTTTACTACCAATTCAAACCCATAGAATTTTAAAAAGGGATTTGATTTTAAACAATTAA
- a CDS encoding glycosyltransferase, giving the protein MKLIRQKYNYHVSLDTVEEFEKIILSDKSVTSVNEKNKFFSKVLFQLWNKLTVKKNDNLSIKPKSEITKTPLLAILMGPDFSKCFPYFIFHKNTSLYLFDAWPEKQKIIIKFLNFFKVKNVFFTSSQTTEIIKSKVPNTNCYWIPEGILAESYKSYQYKDKTIDVLALGRRHNIYHEKIVSHLEENNKLYLYEKEKGKIIFPTRDGFIDGLAKSKISICVPSNITHPERSGNIETMTIRYLQSMASKCIILGHAPKEMITLFGYNPVIEIDYNDPENQILSILNNYEDYYSLIEKNYNTVLKNHTWTNRWETMKEILNKNVPS; this is encoded by the coding sequence ATGAAGTTAATACGTCAAAAATATAATTATCATGTTTCTTTAGATACTGTTGAAGAATTTGAGAAAATTATACTTTCTGATAAGTCTGTAACTTCGGTCAATGAAAAGAATAAATTTTTTTCTAAAGTATTATTTCAGTTATGGAATAAATTAACAGTTAAAAAGAATGATAATTTATCTATAAAACCCAAAAGCGAAATAACAAAAACACCCTTACTTGCTATTCTTATGGGGCCAGATTTTAGTAAGTGTTTTCCATATTTTATTTTTCATAAAAACACAAGTCTCTATTTATTTGATGCTTGGCCAGAAAAACAGAAAATTATAATTAAGTTTCTTAATTTTTTTAAAGTAAAAAATGTCTTTTTTACATCTTCACAAACTACAGAAATAATAAAAAGTAAAGTGCCAAACACTAACTGTTATTGGATTCCTGAAGGTATTTTAGCAGAATCTTACAAAAGTTATCAATATAAAGATAAGACGATTGATGTTTTAGCGCTGGGTAGAAGACATAATATTTATCATGAAAAAATAGTAAGCCACCTAGAGGAAAACAATAAGTTATATTTGTATGAAAAGGAGAAGGGAAAGATAATTTTTCCAACACGAGATGGTTTTATAGACGGTTTGGCTAAATCTAAAATATCTATTTGTGTACCATCTAACATTACACATCCAGAACGTTCAGGAAATATAGAAACCATGACCATACGTTATTTACAATCTATGGCTTCTAAGTGCATAATTTTAGGCCATGCACCCAAAGAAATGATTACATTATTTGGGTATAATCCTGTAATTGAAATCGATTATAATGATCCCGAAAATCAAATTTTATCAATCTTAAATAATTATGAAGATTATTATTCTTTAATAGAGAAAAATTACAATACGGTATTAAAAAATCATACATGGACAAATAGATGGGAGACAATGAAAGAAATATTAAATAAAAATGTACCATCTTAA
- a CDS encoding glycosyltransferase family 2 protein — protein MKPFLSIITATFNNEKTLEETINSILNQKYTDFEYIIVDGKSTDNTTAIIKKYEPIFKQKNISFKWISEIDTGIYNAWNKGLKIATGNWISFLGSDDVYLDNALDKYVKKIIEEKNADFVYSKVKLINNNKEVIYIVSDTWKWNQFKRYMKIAHVGAFHNRKYFDTYGIFDESYKISGDYELLLRAKSCLKTTFINEFTAEMKDGGVSNKNVFKAFKEVKKAKINTAGISTIVAFFDFYFSLFKYYLSTFVKKLIK, from the coding sequence ATGAAACCATTTTTAAGCATAATTACTGCAACTTTTAATAACGAAAAAACTTTAGAAGAAACCATTAATTCTATTCTAAATCAAAAATATACTGACTTTGAGTATATAATTGTTGATGGAAAATCTACAGATAATACAACAGCTATCATAAAAAAATACGAACCAATTTTCAAGCAAAAAAATATTTCCTTTAAATGGATAAGTGAAATTGATACAGGAATTTATAATGCCTGGAACAAAGGATTAAAAATAGCAACAGGTAATTGGATTTCTTTTTTAGGTTCTGATGATGTATATCTAGACAATGCTTTAGACAAATATGTAAAGAAGATTATTGAAGAAAAAAATGCAGATTTTGTTTACTCTAAAGTAAAACTAATTAACAATAATAAAGAAGTAATATATATAGTTTCAGATACTTGGAAATGGAACCAATTTAAACGGTATATGAAAATCGCTCATGTTGGTGCTTTTCATAATAGAAAATATTTTGATACTTACGGTATATTTGATGAAAGCTATAAAATATCTGGAGATTATGAACTTCTTTTAAGAGCTAAAAGCTGTTTAAAAACAACTTTTATTAATGAGTTTACTGCAGAAATGAAAGATGGAGGAGTTAGCAATAAAAATGTATTTAAAGCCTTTAAAGAAGTTAAAAAAGCCAAAATAAATACTGCTGGTATTTCTACAATTGTAGCTTTTTTTGATTTTTATTTTTCACTTTTCAAATATTATCTCTCTACCTTTGTAAAAAAGCTAATAAAATAG
- a CDS encoding acyltransferase produces MIKELYQKALSRNGKNYELDSRIPNSLLVYSLFNRVIMLFRGFLKLRKRVFLGKKTTFLNKKNIVFGNNVTIEQNCFIDAYSSKKIEFGNNVKIGAFSSVSSTSHMSKYGIGLKIGSNSGIGRFTEFGASGGIEIGEDVIMGSYISFHSENHNFNDVSKPIREQGVTSKGIKLGNNIWVGAKVTFLDGCEVGNNCVIAAGSVVKGIFSNNVVIGGVPAKVLKNM; encoded by the coding sequence ATGATAAAAGAACTTTACCAAAAAGCACTTTCTAGAAATGGAAAAAATTATGAATTAGATTCAAGAATTCCTAATAGTCTATTGGTATACTCTTTGTTTAACAGAGTAATTATGCTTTTTAGAGGTTTTTTAAAGCTTCGTAAAAGAGTTTTTTTAGGCAAAAAAACAACTTTTTTAAATAAAAAAAATATCGTTTTTGGAAACAATGTAACCATAGAGCAAAACTGTTTTATAGATGCCTATTCTTCAAAAAAAATAGAATTTGGTAACAATGTTAAAATTGGTGCTTTTTCTAGCGTTTCATCAACGAGCCACATGTCTAAATACGGAATTGGTCTTAAAATAGGTAGCAATAGTGGAATTGGTAGGTTTACGGAATTTGGAGCTTCTGGTGGAATAGAAATTGGAGAAGATGTTATAATGGGTTCTTATATCAGTTTTCATTCAGAAAATCATAACTTTAATGATGTATCAAAACCTATTAGAGAACAAGGAGTAACATCAAAAGGAATAAAATTAGGAAATAATATTTGGGTTGGTGCTAAAGTTACTTTTTTAGATGGGTGTGAAGTTGGTAATAATTGTGTTATAGCAGCTGGTTCTGTAGTTAAAGGAATTTTTTCTAATAATGTAGTAATTGGTGGTGTGCCTGCCAAAGTTCTTAAAAATATGTAA
- a CDS encoding glycosyltransferase family 4 protein, translated as MKNILFIHQSADLYGSDKTLLYLVESIKDSFNPIIILPEEGPLTVELEKRNIEFFIMPVIKVSRQLFKGLDIFKLPFQIYKATRSLKNKLGKRKIDIVHSNTLAVFLGAFFSKKYKIKHIWHVHEIIQHPKIVAKAYPFLVNLFSDFVIFNSKASAEHLYLDKPTLKKKSTIIYNGLDRNTPISSKTDQNILRNKLFKDIKSETLIIALVGRINNHKGHKLALKVFEELVKDGYNDIKLLFIGSTIKTQKHLLDELNDEIKTQKLENEITIIDFQKDLWKFYDCIDILLVPTTDPEPFGLVAIEGMLSKKPVIASNHGGLKEIIVNNKSGVLFEPNNKSELKKAIEFFISNKEQMSVYGLEGEKRAKNEFSLKKYVDNFTQLYKSI; from the coding sequence ATGAAGAATATTCTTTTTATTCATCAATCTGCAGATTTATACGGTTCTGATAAAACTTTGTTGTATTTGGTGGAATCTATTAAAGACTCGTTTAATCCTATTATTATTTTACCAGAAGAAGGACCGCTTACAGTTGAATTAGAAAAAAGAAATATCGAGTTTTTTATTATGCCAGTAATAAAAGTATCTCGTCAATTATTTAAAGGTTTAGATATTTTTAAACTTCCGTTTCAAATATATAAAGCCACAAGATCTTTAAAAAACAAATTAGGTAAGAGAAAAATAGACATTGTACATTCAAATACTTTGGCAGTATTTCTTGGAGCTTTTTTTAGTAAAAAGTATAAAATAAAACATATTTGGCATGTTCATGAAATTATTCAGCACCCAAAAATTGTGGCTAAAGCTTATCCTTTTTTAGTAAATTTATTTTCAGATTTTGTAATTTTTAATTCTAAAGCCTCTGCAGAACATTTATATTTAGACAAACCTACACTTAAAAAAAAGTCAACAATAATATATAATGGATTAGATAGAAATACTCCAATATCCTCTAAAACGGATCAAAATATATTAAGAAATAAACTTTTTAAAGATATAAAAAGCGAAACTCTAATTATTGCTCTTGTTGGCAGAATTAATAATCACAAAGGACATAAATTAGCTTTAAAAGTATTCGAAGAACTTGTAAAAGATGGTTACAATGATATTAAATTACTTTTTATAGGTTCTACAATTAAGACTCAAAAGCATTTATTAGACGAATTAAATGATGAAATTAAGACACAAAAATTAGAAAATGAAATAACAATTATAGATTTTCAAAAAGACCTTTGGAAATTTTACGATTGTATAGATATACTTTTAGTGCCAACCACAGATCCAGAACCTTTTGGTCTTGTTGCAATTGAAGGAATGTTGTCTAAAAAACCTGTTATAGCTTCTAATCATGGTGGTCTTAAAGAGATTATAGTAAATAATAAATCGGGTGTTTTATTTGAACCAAACAATAAATCTGAATTAAAAAAAGCAATCGAATTTTTTATTTCCAACAAAGAACAAATGAGTGTTTATGGATTAGAAGGAGAAAAAAGAGCAAAAAATGAATTTTCTCTAAAAAAATACGTTGATAATTTTACACAATTATATAAATCAATTTGA
- a CDS encoding O-antigen ligase family protein encodes MKVNIKIISGFLLILALIIQREVTSLEINTILLGAIAGFLIILNKGLFFKKDFELFSILILIILIGIFSSFFNAPKLYNFARDLIYFAKPLILILIGYSATRLIKDWKVIFKIIIYLGLGYAILHILHTLIYTDFKNASVSRIRNTNGLSNIIEIFSIALIILGNKTPAFKVLISKRTRTFFLTILTISFILYFSRTMLIGLIILVLGVLNYLKLNRKGLKYGLIFLILMGGLYTYLYNTELDRQGNALESFLYKMKIAPEEVFSPKLNLNNKADLWDHWRAYEAYCAFQGLNESPISYISGKGLGALIDLKFSASISSEGKIRHIPILHNGYVFILFKTGVLGLFLYLFFLFKLYFQAYRKTENLKTKYFGNLLSATALYLILSSLIITGLYNVQEETTLLLGIFVALKSNTKNTQKEKNENRDNRN; translated from the coding sequence TTGAAAGTAAACATTAAAATCATATCTGGGTTTTTATTAATTCTAGCACTTATAATTCAAAGAGAGGTAACTTCTTTAGAGATAAATACTATTCTTCTTGGAGCCATAGCTGGTTTTTTAATCATTTTAAATAAAGGTCTGTTTTTTAAAAAAGATTTTGAATTATTTTCAATTTTGATATTAATAATATTAATAGGAATTTTCTCTTCTTTTTTTAATGCCCCCAAATTATATAATTTTGCAAGAGATCTTATCTATTTTGCAAAACCTTTAATCTTAATTTTAATTGGTTATTCGGCAACAAGATTAATTAAAGATTGGAAAGTTATTTTTAAAATAATTATATATTTAGGTTTAGGTTATGCTATTTTACATATTCTTCACACTTTAATTTATACAGACTTTAAAAACGCTTCTGTATCTAGAATTAGAAATACAAACGGACTTTCTAACATCATTGAGATTTTTTCAATTGCGTTAATTATTTTAGGAAATAAAACGCCTGCATTTAAAGTTTTAATAAGTAAAAGAACAAGAACTTTTTTTTTAACAATATTAACAATATCGTTTATCCTATATTTTTCTAGAACGATGCTCATTGGACTAATTATTCTAGTACTAGGTGTCTTAAATTATTTAAAATTAAATAGAAAAGGTTTAAAGTATGGGTTAATATTTTTAATATTAATGGGAGGGTTATACACCTATTTATATAATACAGAATTAGACAGGCAAGGTAATGCTCTAGAATCTTTTTTGTACAAAATGAAAATTGCACCAGAGGAAGTTTTTTCACCTAAATTAAATTTAAATAATAAAGCAGATCTCTGGGATCATTGGAGAGCTTATGAAGCCTATTGTGCTTTTCAAGGTCTAAATGAATCTCCAATAAGTTATATAAGCGGTAAAGGACTTGGTGCCTTAATAGATTTAAAGTTTTCAGCATCAATAAGTTCAGAAGGAAAAATTAGACATATACCAATACTACATAATGGATATGTTTTTATTTTATTTAAAACAGGAGTTTTAGGATTGTTTTTATATTTGTTTTTTTTATTTAAGCTTTATTTTCAAGCGTATAGAAAAACAGAAAACTTAAAAACAAAGTATTTTGGAAATTTGCTTTCTGCAACAGCATTATATTTAATATTATCTTCATTAATTATTACAGGTTTATACAATGTACAAGAAGAAACTACGTTGTTATTAGGTATTTTTGTAGCTTTAAAATCTAATACTAAAAATACACAAAAAGAGAAAAATGAGAATAGGGATAATAGGAACTAG
- a CDS encoding DUF1972 domain-containing protein, with translation MRIGIIGTRGIPNHYGGFEQFAEYLATYLVKNDCEVYVYNSSNHPYQDKIFKGVNIVHCNDPEKKMGTIGQFIYDLNCILDSKKRNLDIILQLGYTSSSIWSFLFPKKPLIITNMDGLEWKRSKYTFFVRKFLKYAESLAVKNSHFLVADSIGIKKYIDDKYNKDSKYIAYGSKIVSNVDETVLEKFNLKKLQYHMLIARIEPENNIETILDGVVYSKKETPFIVIGDYTKNSFGKRIKEKYKDVSKIIFLGSIYNHNELNSLRNFCNLYFHGHSVGGTNPSLLEAMGSGNLIIAHNNIFNKAVLKENAYYFYTYKDVGFYLENKNKEFESDKIENNNDRINNEYDINKINGSYLNFFHECLSKN, from the coding sequence ATGAGAATAGGGATAATAGGAACTAGAGGAATTCCCAATCATTATGGAGGTTTTGAGCAGTTTGCAGAATATTTAGCAACATATTTAGTAAAAAATGATTGTGAAGTTTATGTATATAACTCATCTAATCATCCATATCAAGATAAAATATTTAAAGGTGTAAATATTGTTCATTGTAATGATCCAGAGAAAAAAATGGGTACAATTGGGCAATTTATTTATGACTTGAATTGTATTCTAGATTCAAAAAAAAGAAATTTAGATATAATTCTACAACTAGGTTATACAAGTAGTTCTATTTGGTCGTTTCTGTTTCCTAAAAAACCATTAATAATTACAAATATGGATGGTTTAGAATGGAAGAGAAGTAAATACACTTTTTTTGTAAGAAAATTTCTTAAATATGCAGAGAGTTTAGCTGTTAAGAATAGTCATTTTCTTGTTGCAGATTCTATTGGAATAAAGAAATACATAGACGATAAATACAATAAAGATTCTAAATACATTGCTTATGGTAGCAAAATTGTATCTAACGTAGACGAAACAGTTTTAGAGAAATTTAATCTCAAAAAGTTGCAATACCATATGTTAATTGCTAGAATTGAACCGGAAAATAATATTGAAACAATTTTAGATGGTGTAGTTTATAGTAAAAAAGAAACACCTTTTATAGTAATAGGAGATTACACAAAAAATAGTTTTGGAAAAAGAATTAAAGAAAAATATAAAGACGTTAGTAAAATTATTTTTTTAGGAAGTATTTATAACCATAACGAATTAAACTCTTTAAGAAATTTTTGTAATTTATATTTTCACGGTCATTCTGTTGGTGGCACAAATCCTTCTCTTTTAGAAGCTATGGGTTCTGGAAACTTAATAATTGCCCACAATAATATCTTTAATAAAGCAGTTTTAAAAGAGAACGCATATTATTTTTACACATACAAAGATGTAGGTTTCTATTTAGAAAATAAAAACAAAGAATTTGAAAGTGATAAAATTGAAAATAATAATGACAGAATTAATAATGAGTACGACATTAATAAAATAAACGGTAGTTATCTTAATTTCTTTCATGAGTGTCTTTCAAAAAATTAA
- a CDS encoding O-antigen ligase family protein: MSVFQKIKQFNIYEALVALLLITLPLGFAVNSIAVILFSLTAIYFVVFKRVKSDLTILSILLFLFFILCLLSLFWTDNVENTQEGLSRFLSFLILPLAFSIKNHFNIKKEKVFNVFSKSLVVYAAYSLIVGLVKAVNNKDIGYLFYHKLSGNLSNMNAIYLSVFMSFGIAFFLNKKVKSKLDIFCLIFLSLFLVLLSSKIIITITLLSSIIFFFKKFDFRKIKLKQIVVTVSIILLFLIASFNYVDRIKTELQKTKISEVLNKKDFGHVYLWTGTGLRVFQIKAFTEILSEQKKYFLGEGLNNSQQSLNEKYKEYNFYPGFLNYNYHNQYIQVMAELGGVGLLIILLIFFFIGKQAIFYKDYFLLTFIFLILVVCITESFFWRQRGMVFFITVLLLFNKRKNTAFE; encoded by the coding sequence ATGAGTGTCTTTCAAAAAATTAAACAATTTAATATTTATGAAGCTTTAGTAGCTTTACTCTTAATTACACTTCCTTTAGGTTTTGCAGTTAATAGCATTGCCGTAATTTTATTTTCTCTTACAGCAATCTATTTTGTTGTTTTTAAAAGAGTTAAAAGCGATCTTACTATTTTAAGCATCTTACTATTTTTATTTTTTATTTTATGTTTACTGTCACTATTTTGGACAGATAATGTAGAGAATACTCAAGAAGGCTTAAGTCGTTTTTTATCATTTCTCATTCTACCTTTAGCATTCTCAATTAAAAACCATTTCAACATAAAAAAAGAAAAAGTTTTTAATGTGTTTTCAAAATCATTAGTTGTTTATGCAGCTTATAGTTTAATTGTAGGTCTTGTAAAAGCAGTTAATAATAAAGATATAGGTTATCTTTTTTATCATAAATTAAGCGGAAATTTAAGTAATATGAATGCAATTTACTTATCGGTATTTATGAGTTTTGGAATTGCTTTTTTTTTGAATAAAAAAGTGAAATCGAAGTTAGACATTTTCTGCCTCATTTTTTTAAGTTTGTTTTTAGTCTTGCTATCGTCTAAAATTATTATTACAATAACTTTACTATCATCAATAATATTTTTCTTTAAAAAATTTGATTTTAGAAAAATTAAATTGAAGCAAATAGTTGTAACTGTTAGTATAATTTTGCTCTTTTTAATAGCATCATTTAATTATGTAGATAGAATAAAAACCGAATTACAAAAAACTAAAATAAGCGAAGTATTAAATAAAAAAGATTTTGGTCATGTATATTTATGGACAGGAACTGGTTTAAGAGTTTTTCAAATAAAAGCATTTACAGAAATTTTATCTGAACAAAAAAAATACTTTCTAGGAGAAGGTTTAAATAACTCTCAACAAAGTTTAAATGAGAAATATAAAGAGTATAATTTTTATCCCGGTTTTTTAAATTACAATTATCACAACCAATACATACAAGTTATGGCAGAATTAGGTGGTGTTGGATTGCTAATAATTTTATTAATTTTCTTTTTTATTGGTAAACAAGCCATTTTTTACAAAGACTATTTTTTATTAACCTTTATTTTTTTAATATTAGTAGTCTGTATAACAGAATCATTTTTTTGGAGACAAAGAGGAATGGTTTTCTTTATAACAGTTTTGCTATTATTTAATAAGAGAAAAAATACAGCTTTTGAATAG